One window from the genome of Levilactobacillus zymae encodes:
- a CDS encoding ParA family protein → MDSKVITFSNFKGGTGKTTNSTMTGIELARRGYKTLLIDLDPQANATNLYLKTKNNVGGEVTSFDETLMTAIKNKNLKPAIINVIQNLDILPSSADFSLYPRYMENIISDYTDRVKYLSTLINPWKDDYDYLLVDVPPTISLITDTALYMTDYAIVVLQTQERSLQGAQAFIKYMQDQIINEFHAPTLDLLGILPVLLKNGAPVDKSTLAKAIDIFGKENIFDITIKNMERLKRYDVTGVTFKDQFDKAVQDVYSNVTDEIFSRMAGE, encoded by the coding sequence TTGGACAGTAAAGTCATAACATTTTCAAACTTTAAAGGTGGAACTGGCAAGACAACCAATAGTACAATGACTGGTATCGAGTTGGCACGTCGTGGGTATAAAACACTATTAATAGATTTGGATCCTCAAGCTAACGCAACTAATTTATATTTAAAAACTAAAAATAACGTCGGTGGTGAAGTAACTTCTTTTGATGAAACCTTGATGACCGCAATTAAAAACAAAAACCTCAAACCGGCTATCATCAACGTTATCCAAAATTTAGATATTCTTCCATCCTCAGCTGACTTTTCTTTATATCCTAGATATATGGAGAATATAATTTCTGACTACACCGATCGTGTAAAATACTTGTCTACCTTAATAAATCCGTGGAAAGATGACTATGACTATTTGTTGGTCGACGTTCCACCTACAATTAGCCTAATCACAGACACCGCATTATATATGACTGACTACGCAATTGTCGTTCTTCAAACTCAGGAAAGATCGCTTCAGGGTGCCCAAGCATTTATCAAATACATGCAAGATCAAATTATCAATGAATTCCACGCTCCGACATTAGATTTACTAGGGATATTACCAGTTTTGCTGAAAAATGGTGCTCCTGTCGATAAGAGCACCTTAGCTAAAGCAATCGATATCTTTGGAAAAGAAAATATTTTTGACATAACAATCAAAAATATGGAACGCTTAAAAAGATATGATGTAACCGGGGTGACATTTAAAGATCAGTTTGATAAAGCAGTTCAAGACGTATACTCCAACGTTACTGATGAAATATTTAGCAGAATGGCTGGTGAATAG
- a CDS encoding putative holin-like toxin produces MSVFQALSLMLLFGTFLIALLSYIDKHHK; encoded by the coding sequence ATGAGCGTCTTCCAGGCACTCTCGTTGATGTTGCTGTTTGGCACGTTTTTAATCGCGCTACTCAGCTATATCGACAAGCACCACAAATAA
- a CDS encoding IS30-like element ISLsa1 family transposase, which produces MGTSTLSRFQRGALAQLVNEGNKSYQVMADALGVAKATISYELDRVKPYDPELAQQDADRKRRNCGRRSMLTAALATLITNHLRLTWSPETIAAAYNLSTASIYNWLNRGWLPFKLTDLPNRNVRQHRVSENRGKFTSGTSIEQRPTTVNQRLAFGHWEVDTVLSSRSEPRSCLVTFVERKTRLLWAIKAPNRTAKALNTAFGKFMGAFGPQVKSITVDHGKEFANYQALEQDYQIKVYFCHPYSPWERGSNEYFNRRLRWFFPKKTNFSQVTTDEILAALELINQRPLKIHHQQTAIERFRACSD; this is translated from the coding sequence TTGGGTACATCTACTTTATCACGTTTTCAACGTGGCGCACTAGCACAACTGGTCAATGAGGGAAATAAATCTTACCAAGTAATGGCTGACGCCTTAGGCGTCGCCAAAGCTACGATTAGCTATGAGTTGGACCGGGTTAAACCTTATGATCCAGAATTAGCTCAGCAAGATGCAGATCGCAAAAGGCGGAATTGCGGTCGTCGTTCGATGCTGACGGCAGCATTAGCGACTTTAATTACCAATCACTTACGATTAACCTGGTCACCAGAAACCATTGCGGCCGCTTATAACTTGAGCACTGCGTCAATTTATAATTGGCTTAATCGTGGCTGGCTCCCCTTCAAATTGACTGATCTACCCAATCGGAATGTCCGCCAGCACCGAGTGAGCGAAAATCGTGGGAAATTTACAAGTGGGACTTCCATCGAACAACGGCCAACAACTGTTAATCAACGGTTAGCTTTTGGTCATTGGGAAGTAGATACGGTGCTTTCTAGTCGAAGTGAGCCACGATCATGTCTGGTTACATTCGTAGAACGTAAGACCCGACTTCTATGGGCCATCAAAGCCCCTAATAGAACGGCTAAGGCTCTAAACACCGCCTTTGGCAAGTTTATGGGGGCCTTCGGTCCCCAAGTAAAATCCATTACTGTTGATCATGGTAAAGAGTTTGCCAATTATCAGGCCTTAGAACAGGATTATCAGATCAAAGTTTATTTTTGCCATCCATATTCACCATGGGAGCGAGGTTCCAATGAATATTTTAATAGACGGTTACGCTGGTTCTTCCCGAAAAAGACCAATTTTAGCCAAGTAACGACTGATGAGATCCTAGCAGCACTTGAACTAATTAATCAACGACCATTAAAAATACATCATCAACAGACTGCCATTGAAAGATTCCGGGCTTGTTCGGATTAA
- a CDS encoding DUF5388 domain-containing protein, which yields MSGLLNNPNLKKQPKTDPLDRGQDIKPKNTFTTDDLKSNNYKPSKLEKSVADSVTFYANVRINNHIKNKAEALSGIGLYKSQKDAIDNALDYLIDSLDAEDKRKFTFQLDILESRDARTKGK from the coding sequence ATGAGCGGATTATTAAACAATCCCAATCTGAAGAAACAACCAAAGACAGACCCACTTGATCGTGGACAAGATATTAAACCCAAAAACACCTTTACTACAGATGACCTCAAAAGTAATAATTACAAACCATCAAAACTGGAAAAAAGCGTTGCAGATTCTGTTACTTTTTATGCTAACGTTAGAATTAACAACCATATTAAAAACAAAGCGGAAGCCTTATCTGGAATTGGTCTATATAAATCTCAAAAAGATGCCATTGATAACGCATTAGACTATCTCATTGATTCTTTAGACGCTGAAGACAAGCGAAAATTTACTTTTCAATTAGATATTCTGGAGAGTAGAGACGCCCGAACTAAGGGAAAATAG
- a CDS encoding cation:proton antiporter, with amino-acid sequence MEFLGTLVIILITTSLFGHLASRVGIPAVIGQLFVGIILGPALLNWVHANDFIHIFSEIGVIILMFIAGLESDLTLLKKYLRPSIIVALLGVLITMVLIYPVGIVFGLTQFESLFLSVIFAATSVSISVAVMKELNLLDSKSGSTVLGAAVVDDVLAVVLLSIMVSLIGTKAGTDTQIPLALTFLEQLIYFAAIYFVMRFIAPLLARLGTKLLNPVGPTIMAMILCFGMAYIANLIGLSAVIGAFFAGIAIAQTHVAHEVDQSIEPIGYAIFIPVFFVSIGLSMSLAGIEHDLLLIIVLTIVATLTKLLGAGSGAKWAGFSSNEAYLVGAGMVSRGEMALIIAQIGYQSKLISDDYYSAIITAIILTTLLAPLLLKHAARHINY; translated from the coding sequence TTGGAATTTTTAGGTACCTTGGTGATCATCTTGATTACAACTAGTCTATTTGGCCATCTAGCCTCTAGGGTTGGTATCCCAGCAGTGATCGGTCAATTATTTGTTGGAATTATTCTTGGCCCTGCGTTGTTGAATTGGGTTCACGCCAATGATTTCATCCATATTTTTTCAGAGATTGGGGTTATCATCTTAATGTTTATCGCCGGACTTGAGAGTGATCTTACATTGCTTAAAAAATATTTGCGTCCTAGCATAATTGTCGCGTTGTTAGGAGTTTTGATTACGATGGTACTGATCTATCCAGTTGGTATTGTTTTTGGCTTGACACAATTTGAAAGCTTGTTTTTGAGCGTTATTTTTGCCGCAACGTCGGTTTCAATTTCAGTTGCTGTCATGAAAGAACTAAATTTACTTGATAGTAAGAGCGGTTCAACAGTCCTCGGTGCCGCGGTGGTTGACGATGTGCTAGCTGTCGTTTTACTTAGCATTATGGTAAGTTTAATAGGTACAAAGGCTGGTACGGATACCCAGATACCGCTAGCTCTGACTTTTTTAGAGCAGCTAATTTACTTTGCCGCAATTTATTTCGTGATGCGTTTTATCGCCCCTCTCCTCGCTAGACTAGGCACCAAATTATTGAATCCAGTGGGACCTACTATAATGGCGATGATTTTGTGTTTTGGTATGGCATATATTGCAAATCTGATTGGACTGAGTGCAGTAATTGGGGCCTTTTTTGCAGGAATTGCGATTGCACAAACTCATGTAGCTCATGAAGTTGATCAAAGTATCGAACCAATCGGTTATGCGATTTTCATTCCTGTATTCTTCGTTTCAATTGGTTTAAGTATGTCACTAGCTGGCATAGAACACGATTTGTTATTAATTATCGTATTGACAATTGTGGCAACACTGACGAAACTATTAGGAGCGGGGAGTGGGGCTAAATGGGCCGGATTCAGTTCGAATGAAGCTTACCTCGTTGGTGCAGGGATGGTCTCGCGTGGGGAAATGGCCTTGATTATCGCTCAAATAGGCTACCAATCCAAACTAATCAGTGATGATTACTATTCGGCAATTATCACTGCCATTATCCTAACAACGTTATTAGCACCATTACTACTCAAACATGCGGCTCGTCATATAAACTACTAA
- a CDS encoding IS30 family transposase — MTRIKNIISNQYHQLNLAERGRIEALRGLDWSIRQIAKALHRNPSTISRELRRGTTTQINANTRIFEQSYLAETGEAVYRKHRLNSCYRGLFDHCQTFCNALVTALKARPRMHSVDTFVHQFKTNYPGVVCPSTPTVYRYIDDQRLTIRNSDLPAKLRRRVKRPGTKHHRINKKNLGHSIEERPTVVQARQELGHWEGDLVKGKRVESEPALMTLTERVSRLEIIVKLPNYHADTCLKALQNTLYDYGTEYFKTITFDNGAEFSSLSQVAGTDIYFAHPYSPWERGTNENTNGLLREFFPKGRSLVLASLIDIQLAQDTLNNRLRRSLNYRCPADLMPELA; from the coding sequence ATGACCCGAATTAAGAATATCATATCTAATCAGTATCACCAACTCAATTTAGCTGAACGTGGTCGAATTGAAGCCCTAAGGGGCTTAGATTGGTCCATCCGCCAGATTGCCAAGGCTCTTCATCGTAATCCCAGTACGATTTCGCGTGAATTAAGACGGGGGACAACAACACAGATTAACGCTAATACTCGTATCTTCGAACAGTCATATCTGGCGGAAACTGGCGAAGCAGTTTATCGTAAGCACCGGCTAAACAGCTGTTATCGTGGACTCTTTGATCACTGTCAAACCTTCTGTAATGCTTTGGTTACAGCTTTAAAAGCTCGCCCCAGAATGCATAGTGTGGATACTTTTGTTCACCAATTCAAGACTAATTACCCAGGAGTTGTCTGTCCCTCAACACCGACGGTGTATCGATACATTGATGACCAGCGTTTAACTATCCGTAATTCAGACCTACCAGCTAAACTCCGTCGCCGAGTCAAACGTCCCGGAACAAAGCATCACCGAATCAATAAGAAGAATCTGGGCCATTCAATCGAAGAGCGTCCCACTGTGGTTCAAGCACGTCAAGAGCTTGGACACTGGGAAGGTGACTTGGTCAAAGGTAAACGAGTTGAATCTGAGCCAGCATTAATGACTTTGACTGAACGTGTTAGTCGTTTAGAAATCATCGTTAAACTTCCCAATTATCATGCCGACACTTGCTTGAAAGCCCTCCAGAACACCTTATATGACTATGGAACTGAGTACTTTAAAACCATTACTTTTGATAACGGTGCCGAGTTCTCAAGCTTGAGCCAAGTGGCGGGAACGGACATCTACTTTGCCCATCCTTATTCACCATGGGAACGCGGAACCAATGAGAACACTAACGGCCTTTTGCGCGAGTTCTTCCCGAAGGGTAGATCCTTGGTTTTGGCCTCACTCATTGATATTCAGCTGGCTCAGGATACCTTAAACAACCGGCTGCGGCGTTCATTAAACTATCGTTGCCCAGCCGATCTAATGCCTGAACTAGCTTAG
- a CDS encoding IS982 family transposase: protein MSSQYYLTQPTTIVQAPWQPWVAVVTPLYQRYVSCKIRQRKNANHAKISDVTIMALMCWQVSLGITNQCAFYRLLVGLGLTGLPERSRFNRRCTAMGCLLQTLRVGLVKHCLPSVTYTIIDSFPIPLCQSIRNHRAKVLRSLADIGYNATKKQWFYGLKGHFQVTNQGIVVAYSISAASIHDIRLVPELIDQYACSHVLADVGYLSQPLKDQLKQRHIDFWTPKRRNMPQSRLNSTLLKRQRRMIETLFSKWQVLFQVEHNRARCLRGFKSRLEQLLFVDTWQLIN, encoded by the coding sequence ATGTCAAGCCAATATTATCTTACTCAACCTACAACTATCGTGCAAGCACCTTGGCAACCCTGGGTTGCGGTTGTAACGCCACTATATCAACGTTATGTTTCCTGCAAAATTCGGCAAAGAAAGAATGCTAATCATGCCAAAATATCAGATGTAACTATCATGGCTTTGATGTGTTGGCAGGTATCACTTGGTATCACTAATCAATGTGCTTTTTATCGTCTGTTAGTTGGGTTAGGGCTGACTGGTTTGCCAGAACGATCTCGTTTTAATCGACGGTGCACAGCTATGGGCTGTCTGCTCCAAACCCTGCGGGTTGGTTTAGTTAAACACTGTTTACCATCAGTGACTTACACCATCATAGATAGTTTTCCAATCCCATTATGCCAATCAATTCGTAATCATCGAGCCAAAGTTTTACGCTCACTTGCTGACATTGGCTATAATGCCACCAAGAAACAATGGTTCTATGGTTTAAAGGGACATTTTCAGGTCACCAATCAAGGCATTGTAGTGGCCTATTCAATTTCAGCTGCTTCAATTCATGATATTCGTTTAGTGCCAGAATTGATTGACCAATACGCTTGCTCACATGTTTTGGCCGATGTTGGCTACCTTAGTCAACCACTAAAAGATCAATTAAAGCAACGACACATTGATTTCTGGACACCCAAACGCCGTAACATGCCCCAATCACGACTGAATAGCACCTTATTGAAGCGCCAAAGGCGCATGATCGAAACTCTATTCTCTAAATGGCAGGTTTTATTTCAGGTTGAACATAATCGGGCCCGATGTCTGCGTGGTTTCAAAAGTCGATTAGAACAACTTTTATTCGTAGATACCTGGCAGCTAATTAACTAG
- a CDS encoding IS30 family transposase codes for MGISTLSSFQRGALAQLVSEGHHTYQDMADALGVAKSTIHYELNRVKPYDPELAQQDADRKRRACGRHSILTSSLVTLITNHLRLTWSPEAVATAFNLGTASIYNWLNRGWLPFELADLPNRNIRQCRVNEHRGTFTSGTSIEQRPTIVNQRLAFGHWEVDTVLSGRKASRACLVTFVERKTRLLWAIKAPNRTAKALNSAFEKFMGTFGSQVKSITVDHGKEFADYQSIEQDYQIKVYFCHPYSPWERGSNEYFNRRLRWFFPKKTNFGQVTTDEILAALELINQRPLKIHHQQTAIESFRACSD; via the coding sequence TTGGGTATCTCTACTTTATCAAGTTTTCAACGTGGCGCGCTAGCACAACTAGTCAGTGAAGGTCATCATACTTACCAAGATATGGCTGACGCTTTAGGCGTTGCCAAATCTACCATTCACTATGAATTGAACCGGGTTAAACCTTATGACCCTGAATTGGCCCAACAAGATGCTGACCGCAAAAGACGGGCTTGCGGTCGCCATTCGATTCTAACATCATCATTAGTGACTTTAATTACCAATCACTTGCGATTAACCTGGTCACCAGAAGCGGTCGCGACTGCTTTTAACTTGGGTACCGCTTCAATTTATAATTGGCTTAATCGTGGCTGGTTACCTTTCGAATTAGCTGATCTACCTAATCGAAATATCCGACAGTGTCGAGTTAATGAACACCGTGGCACATTTACAAGTGGGACTTCGATTGAACAACGACCAACAATTGTTAATCAGCGGTTAGCTTTTGGTCATTGGGAAGTAGATACAGTGCTTTCTGGCCGGAAAGCGTCACGAGCATGCCTGGTCACTTTTGTAGAACGTAAGACGCGACTTCTATGGGCCATAAAAGCCCCTAACCGAACTGCCAAGGCCTTAAATAGCGCCTTTGAAAAGTTTATGGGAACCTTTGGTTCCCAAGTGAAATCTATAACTGTTGATCATGGTAAAGAGTTTGCCGATTATCAATCCATAGAACAAGACTATCAAATTAAAGTTTATTTTTGCCATCCATATTCACCATGGGAACGGGGTTCCAATGAATATTTCAATCGACGGTTACGTTGGTTCTTCCCGAAAAAGACTAACTTTGGCCAGGTAACGACAGATGAAATCCTGGCAGCGCTTGAACTTATTAACCAACGGCCATTAAAAATCCATCATCAACAAACTGCCATTGAAAGTTTCCGGGCTTGTTCGGATTAA
- a CDS encoding IS30 family transposase: MTQSKRTTTSHYQQLQSAERTLIMNWRFDGRSCHQIAQMLHRSPSTISREIRRGSVHQLGPNRRPTLVYWAESAQLLHNKAREACHAQSWLDKAPQFFLQLTKALKKRQRLLSVDTFVHYYQVNHPDDRCPSVPTVYRYIDAGVLKLKNGDLPMKLRRHARSGYRSHKRLNKRNFGKSIEELPVEAQERQVAGHWEGDLVKGKREASEPALMTLIDRAKRYAIIVKIPNYHADTCLNTLQNIVDDYGPEHFKTVLFDNGSEFSKLSQVKGPDVYFAHPYSPWERGSNEHLNGEIREFIPKGKSMKELSIVNVQAIQDILNSRPRKVLGYQTAMSLLPDFD, translated from the coding sequence ATGACCCAATCTAAGCGTACCACGACTAGTCATTACCAACAACTCCAATCTGCCGAACGGACTCTTATTATGAACTGGCGATTTGATGGCCGTTCTTGCCATCAGATCGCCCAAATGTTGCACCGAAGTCCCAGCACCATCAGTCGTGAAATTCGACGAGGGAGCGTTCACCAGCTAGGCCCTAATCGACGACCTACACTGGTCTATTGGGCTGAGTCTGCCCAATTACTACACAATAAAGCCCGTGAAGCCTGTCACGCCCAGAGCTGGCTTGACAAGGCACCACAATTCTTCCTACAGCTAACTAAAGCGCTCAAAAAACGCCAACGTCTTTTAAGCGTAGATACCTTTGTGCACTATTATCAGGTCAATCACCCGGACGACCGGTGTCCTTCAGTGCCCACTGTCTATCGCTATATCGACGCGGGTGTCCTGAAATTAAAGAATGGCGATTTACCCATGAAGCTGCGGCGACACGCTAGATCCGGTTATCGTTCACACAAACGCCTAAACAAGCGTAACTTCGGGAAATCCATCGAAGAGCTTCCCGTAGAGGCCCAAGAACGTCAGGTCGCTGGCCATTGGGAAGGCGACTTGGTTAAGGGCAAGCGTGAGGCCAGTGAACCAGCACTAATGACCCTTATTGACCGGGCAAAACGGTATGCCATCATTGTCAAGATACCGAATTACCACGCCGATACCTGCCTTAATACGCTTCAGAACATTGTTGACGACTATGGACCGGAGCACTTCAAAACGGTGCTTTTTGACAACGGTTCTGAGTTTTCCAAACTTTCCCAGGTCAAGGGACCGGATGTCTATTTTGCTCATCCGTACTCGCCCTGGGAACGTGGCAGTAACGAGCATCTGAATGGTGAAATCCGTGAGTTCATTCCTAAGGGTAAGTCCATGAAAGAGCTAAGTATTGTGAACGTTCAGGCCATCCAGGATATCCTTAACTCTCGTCCCCGCAAGGTTCTGGGCTACCAGACTGCCATGTCCTTATTACCCGATTTCGACTAA
- a CDS encoding recombinase family protein, whose amino-acid sequence MAKIGYARVSSKEQHLDRQLAALKDVDKLFTDKLSGANINRPELQKMLAYIREGDIVLVTELDRLGRNNQDLTQIMNTIQNKGATLDVLNLPSMTGIADPNLRQLMTNLIIELYKYQAESERKRIIERQQQGIALAKQQGKYHGRKPQYTQDDPRLQHAFKLYQAGMSDVDVARNTGIKRTTFIRYRKKFNVKVDCKL is encoded by the coding sequence ATGGCTAAAATCGGTTATGCTCGCGTGAGTTCCAAGGAGCAACATTTAGATCGACAGTTAGCGGCTTTAAAAGACGTTGATAAATTATTTACGGATAAATTAAGTGGGGCTAACATTAATCGGCCAGAACTGCAAAAGATGCTGGCCTATATTCGTGAGGGTGATATTGTCCTGGTCACTGAATTAGATCGCTTAGGCAGAAACAACCAGGATTTAACCCAGATCATGAACACCATTCAAAATAAGGGAGCAACCCTAGATGTGTTGAATTTGCCGTCCATGACAGGGATTGCTGACCCAAATTTACGTCAACTGATGACCAACTTGATTATTGAACTCTATAAGTATCAGGCCGAAAGTGAACGTAAGCGAATCATTGAGCGCCAGCAGCAAGGGATTGCCTTAGCTAAGCAGCAGGGTAAATATCATGGGCGTAAACCCCAATACACCCAAGACGATCCCCGCTTGCAACATGCTTTTAAACTTTATCAGGCAGGCATGAGTGATGTCGATGTTGCCCGTAATACAGGAATTAAACGGACAACCTTTATAAGGTATCGAAAGAAATTTAATGTTAAGGTAGATTGTAAATTATGA